One region of Sphingomonas kaistensis genomic DNA includes:
- a CDS encoding lysozyme inhibitor LprI family protein, with amino-acid sequence MVQRPPFDRNNPPPPGGFNPRFSDGQERPGPDPRYDQRQDQRQDRRSAEPDPFDRGREATSAGGGRGPRPGGPNRWMLIVGGLLLLGAILFGLSLTRSGPGSDALGNNSEGTDEEVAVADPEARCATPATYDLIKRELFRQAAVTRGSDQAAFDQLSGYSALRVTKPVLREQDAGLERVSCTADVALDLPPGVQVVGGRRTLTASLGYNLQPAADSSGDVVTLNGAEGIVVPLATLARTGSAAPATTDGTQPLPEPVEPGGVVPPVGPVNPAPPAPEPVDTTPDRAPPATEPAAAARPSFSCARARTRGEIAVCNSSELAALDRQMASFYGTAYRGADREAKRLLEQTRSRFLTYRDRCRNDACVADAYRGRISEIRDIADGRWRGQ; translated from the coding sequence ATGGTTCAGCGTCCTCCCTTCGACCGCAACAATCCGCCTCCGCCGGGCGGTTTCAATCCGCGTTTCAGCGACGGACAGGAGCGCCCCGGCCCCGATCCGCGTTACGACCAGCGACAGGACCAGCGGCAGGACCGGCGCTCTGCCGAGCCGGACCCGTTCGACCGCGGCCGTGAGGCGACGTCGGCCGGTGGCGGCCGTGGTCCTCGCCCGGGCGGCCCCAACCGCTGGATGCTGATCGTCGGCGGGCTGCTGCTGCTCGGCGCCATCCTGTTCGGCCTGTCGCTGACCCGCTCCGGCCCGGGCTCGGACGCACTTGGCAACAATAGCGAAGGGACCGACGAGGAAGTCGCGGTTGCCGACCCCGAGGCACGTTGCGCGACCCCGGCGACTTACGACCTCATCAAGCGCGAACTGTTCCGCCAGGCAGCGGTAACCCGCGGCTCCGATCAGGCCGCGTTCGACCAATTGTCCGGTTATTCCGCGCTGCGGGTGACCAAGCCCGTGCTGCGCGAGCAGGACGCCGGACTGGAGCGGGTCAGCTGCACGGCCGATGTCGCGCTCGATCTGCCGCCCGGCGTGCAAGTGGTCGGCGGGCGCCGGACGCTAACCGCAAGCCTCGGCTACAACCTGCAGCCGGCGGCCGACAGCAGCGGTGACGTGGTGACTCTGAACGGAGCCGAAGGGATCGTGGTCCCGCTTGCGACGCTGGCCCGTACCGGCTCCGCGGCGCCTGCGACCACCGACGGCACCCAGCCCCTGCCCGAGCCGGTCGAACCGGGAGGCGTCGTGCCGCCGGTCGGCCCGGTGAACCCGGCTCCGCCCGCTCCGGAGCCGGTGGACACCACGCCTGACCGCGCGCCACCGGCGACCGAACCTGCCGCCGCTGCGCGCCCCAGCTTCAGCTGCGCGCGCGCCCGCACCCGCGGCGAGATTGCGGTGTGCAACAGCTCCGAACTGGCCGCGCTCGACCGTCAGATGGCCAGCTTCTACGGCACCGCCTATCGCGGCGCGGACCGCGAGGCCAAGCGGCTGCTGGAGCAGACCCGCAGCCGCTTCCTCACCTATCGCGACCGCTGCCGGAACGACGCTTGCGTGGCGGACGCCTATCGCGGCCGCATCAGCGAGATCAGGGATATCGCCGACGGGCGCTGGCGGGGTCAGTAG
- a CDS encoding ABC transporter ATP-binding protein codes for MSEPVLETRELRRSFTQGDVTISVLRGVDLAVQPGEIVALLGPSGSGKSTLLQAVGLLEGGFEGSIRINGKQAEALDTDGRTDLRREALGFVYQFHHLLPDFTAIENVTLPQLIRGTDPEPAKERAIALLTALGLGHRLSHRPAKLSGGEQQRVAVARALANRPPLILADEPTGNLDEHTANVVLAEFLSLVREEGSAALVATHNERLALKMDRVIRLHEGRLEALGPKPD; via the coding sequence ATGAGTGAGCCGGTCCTCGAAACGCGCGAATTGCGGCGCTCTTTCACGCAGGGCGACGTCACTATCTCGGTCCTTCGCGGAGTCGACCTTGCGGTGCAGCCGGGCGAGATCGTCGCGCTGCTCGGGCCCTCGGGATCGGGCAAGTCGACCCTGCTGCAGGCGGTGGGCCTGCTCGAAGGCGGGTTCGAAGGGTCGATCCGTATCAACGGCAAGCAGGCCGAAGCGCTCGACACCGACGGGCGCACCGACCTTCGCCGCGAGGCGCTGGGGTTCGTCTACCAGTTCCACCACCTGCTGCCCGACTTCACCGCGATCGAGAACGTCACCTTGCCGCAGCTGATCCGCGGCACCGATCCGGAGCCTGCGAAGGAGCGGGCGATCGCGCTGCTCACCGCGCTCGGCCTCGGCCACCGGCTCAGCCACCGTCCGGCCAAGCTGAGCGGCGGCGAGCAGCAGCGGGTCGCGGTCGCCCGCGCGCTGGCCAATCGCCCGCCGTTGATCCTTGCCGACGAGCCCACCGGCAATCTCGACGAGCATACCGCCAACGTCGTCCTGGCCGAATTCCTGAGCTTGGTCCGGGAAGAAGGCAGCGCGGCGCTGGTGGCGACGCATAACGAGCGGCTGGCGCTGAAGATGGACCGCGTGATCCGACTTCACGAGGGACGGCTCGAAGCGCTGGGACCAAAGCCGGACTGA